Proteins encoded in a region of the Diospyros lotus cultivar Yz01 chromosome 9, ASM1463336v1, whole genome shotgun sequence genome:
- the LOC127809147 gene encoding GDSL esterase/lipase At3g26430-like isoform X1: MKTHRPSFFTITLVVLLSAVRGESSTDCDFRAIFNFGDSNSDTGGLSAAFGQAPPPHGESFFHGPAGRYCDGRLKIDFMAESLGLPYLSAYLDAVGSNFSHGANFATAGSTIRPQNSTLHQSGFSPISLNVQWYQFNDFHRRSQIFRKQGAVFKQLLPKAEDFSRALYTFDIGQNDLTAGYFLNMSTDEVRAYIPDVLDQFKTVVKYLYGQGGRSFWIHNTGPVGCLPYVMDRLLITAGQVDRAGCANPFNEVAQHFNKKLKEAVAQLRVDLPHAALTYVDVYSVKYTLISRAKQFGFVHPLRACCGHGGKYNYNKQVGCGGKVKINGKEVLVGKPCQDPSVMINWDGVHYTQAANKWVFDRIADGSFSDPPIPLRMACHRHPPS; the protein is encoded by the exons ATGAAGACTCACCGGCCGAGCTTTTTCACCATCACTCTGGTGGTGTTACTTTCAGCTGTCCGCGGGGAGAGCAGTACCGACTGTGATTTCCGAGCAATATTCAACTTCGGCGACTCCAACTCCGACACCGGCGGCTTGTCTGCGGCCTTCGGCCAGGCGCCTCCACCCCACGGAGAGTCGTTCTTCCACGGCCCCGCCGGAAGGTACTGCGACGGCCGCCTGAAAATTGATTTTATGG CTGAGAGCTTGGGGCTGCCATATCTGAGTGCTTACCTTGATGCAGTGGGCTCGAACTTCAGCCATGGAGCCAACTTCGCCACTGCTGGATCCACTATTAGGCCTCAGAATTCCACTCTTCATCAAAGTGGCTTTAGTCCCATCTCTCTGAACGTCCAGTGGTACCAGTTCAATGACTTTCATCGTCGCTCCCAGATCTTCCGTAAACAAG GAGCAGTTTTCAAGCAACTTTTGCCGAAGGCGGAAGACTTTTCTCGAGCTTTATACACCTTTGATATTGGTCAGAACGATCTCACGGCCGGCTACTTCCTCAACATGTCGACTGACGAAGTTAGAGCTTACATTCCCGACGTGTTAGACCAATTCAAAACCGTCGTTAAG TATTTGTATGGTCAAGGAGGCAGATCATTTTGGATCCACAATACGGGTCCGGTCGGCTGTCTGCCATATGTCATGGATCGCCTTCTGATCACAGCAGGACAAGTGGACAGGGCTGGTTGTGCGAATCCTTTCAATGAAGTGGCGCAACATTTCAACAAGAAGCTGAAGGAAGCTGTGGCACAGCTCCGAGTGGATCTTCCACACGCGGCCCTCACATATGTTGATGTCTACTCAGTCAAGTACACTCTTATCAGTCGAGCTAAGCAGTTTG GATTTGTGCACCCACTGAGAGCTTGTTGCGGGCATGGAGGGAAGTATAACTATAACAAGCAGGTTGGCTGTGGAGGAAAGGTGAAGATCAATGGAAAGGAAGTGTTGGTTGGGAAGCCATGCCAAGATCCTTCGGTGATGATCAATTGGGATGGAGTTCACTATACACAGGCCGCTAATAAATGGGTGTTCGATCGAATCGCCGACGGTTCTTTCTCCGATCCACCAATTCCTCTGAGAATGGCCTGCCACAGGCATCCACCCAGTTGA
- the LOC127809147 gene encoding GDSL esterase/lipase At3g26430-like isoform X2, producing MKTHRPSFFTITLVVLLSAVRGESSTDCDFRAIFNFGDSNSDTGGLSAAFGQAPPPHGESFFHGPAGRYCDGRLKIDFMAESLGLPYLSAYLDAVGSNFSHGANFATAGSTIRPQNSTLHQSGFSPISLNVQWYQFNDFHRRSQIFRKQVFKQLLPKAEDFSRALYTFDIGQNDLTAGYFLNMSTDEVRAYIPDVLDQFKTVVKYLYGQGGRSFWIHNTGPVGCLPYVMDRLLITAGQVDRAGCANPFNEVAQHFNKKLKEAVAQLRVDLPHAALTYVDVYSVKYTLISRAKQFGFVHPLRACCGHGGKYNYNKQVGCGGKVKINGKEVLVGKPCQDPSVMINWDGVHYTQAANKWVFDRIADGSFSDPPIPLRMACHRHPPS from the exons ATGAAGACTCACCGGCCGAGCTTTTTCACCATCACTCTGGTGGTGTTACTTTCAGCTGTCCGCGGGGAGAGCAGTACCGACTGTGATTTCCGAGCAATATTCAACTTCGGCGACTCCAACTCCGACACCGGCGGCTTGTCTGCGGCCTTCGGCCAGGCGCCTCCACCCCACGGAGAGTCGTTCTTCCACGGCCCCGCCGGAAGGTACTGCGACGGCCGCCTGAAAATTGATTTTATGG CTGAGAGCTTGGGGCTGCCATATCTGAGTGCTTACCTTGATGCAGTGGGCTCGAACTTCAGCCATGGAGCCAACTTCGCCACTGCTGGATCCACTATTAGGCCTCAGAATTCCACTCTTCATCAAAGTGGCTTTAGTCCCATCTCTCTGAACGTCCAGTGGTACCAGTTCAATGACTTTCATCGTCGCTCCCAGATCTTCCGTAAACAAG TTTTCAAGCAACTTTTGCCGAAGGCGGAAGACTTTTCTCGAGCTTTATACACCTTTGATATTGGTCAGAACGATCTCACGGCCGGCTACTTCCTCAACATGTCGACTGACGAAGTTAGAGCTTACATTCCCGACGTGTTAGACCAATTCAAAACCGTCGTTAAG TATTTGTATGGTCAAGGAGGCAGATCATTTTGGATCCACAATACGGGTCCGGTCGGCTGTCTGCCATATGTCATGGATCGCCTTCTGATCACAGCAGGACAAGTGGACAGGGCTGGTTGTGCGAATCCTTTCAATGAAGTGGCGCAACATTTCAACAAGAAGCTGAAGGAAGCTGTGGCACAGCTCCGAGTGGATCTTCCACACGCGGCCCTCACATATGTTGATGTCTACTCAGTCAAGTACACTCTTATCAGTCGAGCTAAGCAGTTTG GATTTGTGCACCCACTGAGAGCTTGTTGCGGGCATGGAGGGAAGTATAACTATAACAAGCAGGTTGGCTGTGGAGGAAAGGTGAAGATCAATGGAAAGGAAGTGTTGGTTGGGAAGCCATGCCAAGATCCTTCGGTGATGATCAATTGGGATGGAGTTCACTATACACAGGCCGCTAATAAATGGGTGTTCGATCGAATCGCCGACGGTTCTTTCTCCGATCCACCAATTCCTCTGAGAATGGCCTGCCACAGGCATCCACCCAGTTGA
- the LOC127809269 gene encoding uncharacterized protein LOC127809269, whose product MSTSLSSSSLDNDHSATAHEFRPGKNMATSVYGTILAGQSCLITVTWRKNVLLHGLSLSLQGPDQHGNCCYKVEFSTWFSRRKEGSEQLLAGDKTVDLVWDLMAANFNGQIEPQSNYYIAIACDQELVLLLGNLEQEAFTRTGCSLLLDPLFVSRKDHLSGKKLFLTRNKFHKRRACHEISVDCYNDSSEECDPHMEIRIDGNLVLQVRHLQWNFRGNEFIDVEEAPLGVCWDVHGWLFSPELRHSLAIFQRTPSPPSPPPALAALSPLSSSLGSTILPSPQPANSTAGEECPTGNLPGFFVVSVYMESSVELG is encoded by the coding sequence ATGTCGACAtcactctcttcttcttctcttgataaCGATCACTCTGCAACTGCACACGAGTTTAGGCCAGGCAAGAACATGGCAACCTCTGTTTATGGAACCATACTCGCCGGCCAAAGCTGTTTGATAACTGTTACATGGCGCAAGAATGTGTTGCTTCATGGGCTATCTTTATCTCTTCAAGGACCAGATCAACATGGAAATTGCTGCTACAAGGTTGAGTTCAGTACCTGGTTTTCCAGGCGGAAAGAAGGCTCCGAGCAGCTACTCGCCGGCGATAAGACTGTTGATCTGGTTTGGGACCTCATGGCTGCTAATTTCAATGGTCAAATTGAGCCGCAGTCAAACTACTACATCGCCATTGCATGTGATCAAGAGCTCGTGCTTCTGCTCGGCAACCTGGAACAAGAAGCCTTCACAAGGACTGGCTGCAGCCTTCTGCTTGATCCTCTCTTTGTTTCGAGGAAGGACCATTTATCTGGCAAGAAGTTGTTCTTGACAAGAAACAAGTTTCATAAACGCAGAGCGTGTCACGAGATTTCAGTCGACTGCTACAATGACTCTTCGGAAGAGTGTGATCCACACATGGAGATAAGAATCGATGGGAATTTAGTCCTGCAAGTGAGGCACCTTCAGTGGAACTTCAGGGGCAACGAGTTCATCGACGTTGAAGAAGCTCCGCTGGGGGTCTGCTGGGATGTCCATGGCTGGCTCTTTAGCCCGGAACTGAGGCATTCTCTTGCCATTTTTCAGCGGACACCGTCGCCCCCATCTCCGCCACCAGCCCTGGCGGCTTTGTCGCCATTGTCATCATCGTTGGGATCGACAATCTTGCCATCACCTCAGCCTGCAAATAGCACTGCAGGAGAAGAGTGTCCTACTGGCAATTTGCCTggtttttttgttgtttctgtGTACATGGAAAGTTCGGTTGAACTGGGATGA